From the Nodularia sphaerocarpa UHCC 0038 genome, the window TTGACACAGAAAATTTCCAGCTACCAAAAGTTAATTTTTTTTACAATTTCTTATTTTAAATTGTAGCTCGTTTATGTAGGACAAAAGTAGACTAGCATTGATTTGATCAGTTGACTGCAACACCGAAAGGCTCAAATTCCCGACTTCTCCCAGATTTCGGGATTATTATCGAAAAATTCCCCCAGGGATGCGGATTTAATAAAATACACCAACCTCACCCTATTCCAGTATTTGTATGTTATTTAATTCATATTCCCAACTCAATTAACCAAAAACGGCGAAGGATTTCATAATTATGGGTGATTTTAGACGCGTACCAGTTGGAATTGTTGGCGCGTCAGGTTATGGCGGAGTGCAACTAATCAGATTACTGATGGAGCATCCAGAACTTGAAGTTGTTTATTTAGGCGGTGAGAGTAGTGCAGGTAAATCCTTTGGAGACCTCTACCCCCATCTGGCTCATCTGGTAAATTTGCCCATCGAAGCAGTAGATGCAGAAGTTATTGCTCACCGTTGTGAAGTAGTATTTCTCTCCCTCCCCAATGGTCTGGCTTGTCAAATTGCCCCGATATTGTGTGAAAAAGGCTGTAAAGTCCTGGATTTAAGTGCAGACTATCGATTTAGCGACTTGACAACATACACTAATTGGTATGGTACTCAAAGAAGCGATCGCACAACAGCCGCCACAGCAGTATATGGCTTACCGGAATTGTACCGCGATCGCATTGCCGAAGCCCAGTTAGTTGGCTGTGCTGGTTGTTATCCCACCGCCAGCCTTTTAGCCCTTTCCCCCCTGCTCAAACAAGGCTTAATCGTCCCCGAAACCGCCATTATCGATGCCAAATCAGGCACATCAGGCGGCGGTAGACAAGGCAAAATTAACTTATTATTAGCAGAAGCTGATAACTCATTAGGAGCTTATGGTGTAGGTCGTCACCGTCACACCCCAGAAATTGAGCAGATTTGTAGTGATTTAGCCGGACACGAAGTCAAAGTTCAATTTACCCCTCATCTGATTCCAATGGTGCGGGGCATTTTAGCCACAGTATATGCCACACTGCGCGATCCCGGATTAGTACGAGATGACTTAATTACCATTTTTTCCGCCTTTTATCGCCACGCCCCTTGGGTGAGAATTTGCGAAAGTGGCATTTATCCTCAAACCAAGTGGGCGTGTGGTAGCAATCTTTGTTACATCGGCGTAGAAGTAGATCCACGCACAGGTCGAGTCATAGTCATGTCAGCCATTGACAACCTGATTAAAGGACAGGCGGGACAAGCAATACAGTGTTTGAACCTGATGATGGGCTGGGATGAAACCTTGGGTTTACCCAAAGTCGGATTTTATCCATAATCGGAGAATGGGAATTGGTGAATGGGGAATATTAAAATCCCTTACTCCCTACTCCCCACTCCCTACTCCCTACTTTCTACTTAGGTCCTAAACCCACAGTACCAGCATAAACAGCGCGATCGCCTAATTCATGTTCAATCCGCAGCAAGCGATTGTATTTTGCTACCCGTTCACTACGACACAGAGAACCAGTCTTAATTTGACCCGCACGAGTCGCCACAGCCAAATCAGCAATAGTGGTATCCTCAGTTTCACCAGAACGATGGCTAATAACTGAACGGAAACCGTTACGGGTAGCCATATCAATAGTTTCCAAAGTTTCAGTCAGGGAACCAATTTGATTGAGTTTAATCAAAATCGAATTAGCGGCTTTTTGTTCAATTCCCTTTTGTAAGCGGGTAGCATTAGTCACAAACAAATCATCACCCACCAACTGCACCTTAGAACCGACCTTTTCAGTCAGCAATTGCCAACTTTGCCAATCTTCCTCATGTAAACCATCTTCAATGGATACAATGGGATATTCGTCAACCAATTGAGCCAAGTAATCAATAAACTCAACCGGAGAGTGGGGTTTACCATCATAAACATACTGTCCATCTTTGTAAAACTCACTCGCAGCCACATCCAAAGCTAAAGCCACTTCTTCCCCAGGCTTGTAACCAGCTTGCTTAATCGCTGCTACCAGTAATTCCAAAGCCACTTGATTAGACTCTAAATTAGGCGCAAAACCGCCTTCATCACCCACACCAGTCAGCAAACCCTTTTCATCCAAAACCTTGCTCAAAGTCGCAAAGACTTCCGCACCCCAGCGCAAAGCTTCCTTAAAAGAAGGAGCGCCCACAGGGACAATCATAAACTCTTGAAAATCCACATTATTAGAAGCGTGTGCGCCACCATTAATTACATTCATTAACGGTACTGGTAACAAATTCGCCAGAGGTCCACCCAAATAGCGATATAGGGGAATATCCAAAGATTCCGCCCCCGCTTTCGCTGCTGCGAGAGAAACCGCCAAAATTGCATTTGCACCCAAATTAGATTTATTCCCAGAACCATCCAGAGCAATCATTGTTCTGTCTAACAGTTCTTGGTTGAGAGCATCCAAACCTAATAACTTTGGTGCTAACACCTCATTGACGTTCTGCACCGCCTTGAGAACCCCTTTACCCCCATAACGGCTTTTATCGCCATCCCGCAGTTCATGCGCCTCAAAAGTGCCAGTAGATGCACCACTGGGAACCTGTGCTAGTCCCACAACACCATTAGCCAAATGTACTTCTGCTTCTATTGTGGGTTTACCCCGTGAGTCCAGGATTTCGCGGGCGACAATTGCATCAATAGCGGTATCTAGAAATTTAGTCATTCGTGTTTTGTCCTTCGTTTCTATGGTGATTAAGGGTTCAGACTTTACAGTTTAGTCTTAACCCAATCGTTAGTTTATGTGTTTCCGGCGCTAAATCGCCTGAGATTAAAGAAGATTTCCAATAGACAACGGTGGAAGTTGGTTTACTGGGTAATAAGTAAAACACAGATGCAATACTGTTCGGTTAAGCAAATTTGTGAGCCGAAAACCCTTGTAGAGACGTTCCATGGAACGTCTCTACACTCCTTAACAAAAAAAGTATTGAACACCGATGACTATCCGCGCCATCTGCGATAAAAGCTATTTACGTTATAATTTCCTTAAAATCAGAGAGATTATTTATGAATACAGTAGTAATTAATAATCATATTGAAATTACGCCAGGGATATGTGGTAGCAAACCTCGCATTGCTGGACATCGAATTAAAGTCCAAAATATCGTCCTATGGTATGAACGAATGGGAATGTCACCAGATGAAATTGTTTATCACTATCCCAGTATTAGTTTAGCTGATGTTCATGCAGCATTAGCTTATTATTATGATCATATTGAAGAAATTAGAAAAGATATAGAAGACGATGAAGTATTTGCTAGAGAAACGAAAGCGAAAACGCCTTCTTTAGTGCAGCAAAAACTTCAAAAAAGTCATGGCTTGAGAAATTAAATTTCACTTAGATGAAAATGTCAGTAATGCGATCGCTAATGGACTACGTAAAAGAGACATTGATGTAACAACGACTTCCGAGCAAGGGCTTATTTCTGTATCTGATCAAGTTCAGTTAGAATTTTCTCTTTCGCAAGGAAGAGTTATTTTTACTCAGGACACAGATTTTTTGCGATTAGATCAATCCAATATAAATCATCTAGGGATTATTTATTGTCCTCAACAGACTAAATCTATTGGACAAATTATTCAGGGCTTAGTATTAATTTGGGAGTTGCTAGAACCTGAAGAAATGTTGGGACATATTGAATATTTATGAATAAAGTAAGGGGAGCATCCACTTTTGGAAGAAACATAATTCTTGTACTCCAAAAACCCAGAAGTAGTGCATATATTCCTGAATGTTCTAAGTTTTACAAACAGAATTCGCAATAGTTGAGCAGATAGAAGCACACCTAGACGCGGTTTATATGTAAATCGCTGATGGGATATAAAATAGAATAATTAAACAAAAGGTGAATATGCGATTACTACACACAATGCTACGGGTCGGGAACCTGGACG encodes:
- the argC gene encoding N-acetyl-gamma-glutamyl-phosphate reductase translates to MGDFRRVPVGIVGASGYGGVQLIRLLMEHPELEVVYLGGESSAGKSFGDLYPHLAHLVNLPIEAVDAEVIAHRCEVVFLSLPNGLACQIAPILCEKGCKVLDLSADYRFSDLTTYTNWYGTQRSDRTTAATAVYGLPELYRDRIAEAQLVGCAGCYPTASLLALSPLLKQGLIVPETAIIDAKSGTSGGGRQGKINLLLAEADNSLGAYGVGRHRHTPEIEQICSDLAGHEVKVQFTPHLIPMVRGILATVYATLRDPGLVRDDLITIFSAFYRHAPWVRICESGIYPQTKWACGSNLCYIGVEVDPRTGRVIVMSAIDNLIKGQAGQAIQCLNLMMGWDETLGLPKVGFYP
- the eno gene encoding phosphopyruvate hydratase — translated: MTKFLDTAIDAIVAREILDSRGKPTIEAEVHLANGVVGLAQVPSGASTGTFEAHELRDGDKSRYGGKGVLKAVQNVNEVLAPKLLGLDALNQELLDRTMIALDGSGNKSNLGANAILAVSLAAAKAGAESLDIPLYRYLGGPLANLLPVPLMNVINGGAHASNNVDFQEFMIVPVGAPSFKEALRWGAEVFATLSKVLDEKGLLTGVGDEGGFAPNLESNQVALELLVAAIKQAGYKPGEEVALALDVAASEFYKDGQYVYDGKPHSPVEFIDYLAQLVDEYPIVSIEDGLHEEDWQSWQLLTEKVGSKVQLVGDDLFVTNATRLQKGIEQKAANSILIKLNQIGSLTETLETIDMATRNGFRSVISHRSGETEDTTIADLAVATRAGQIKTGSLCRSERVAKYNRLLRIEHELGDRAVYAGTVGLGPK
- a CDS encoding DUF433 domain-containing protein — translated: MNTVVINNHIEITPGICGSKPRIAGHRIKVQNIVLWYERMGMSPDEIVYHYPSISLADVHAALAYYYDHIEEIRKDIEDDEVFARETKAKTPSLVQQKLQKSHGLRN
- a CDS encoding DUF5615 family PIN-like protein encodes the protein MDVTTTSEQGLISVSDQVQLEFSLSQGRVIFTQDTDFLRLDQSNINHLGIIYCPQQTKSIGQIIQGLVLIWELLEPEEMLGHIEYL